The following coding sequences lie in one Treponema socranskii subsp. buccale genomic window:
- a CDS encoding phage tail tube protein, giving the protein MQLLKVSRVISTSLGELPLKEGGATFKPSSFKRETQVGEVHENTGYVETPTAAELVLTLNAAIDPQEFANVSNDTLTIFLSGGSQHMMPAAWVTEAVELSKGELKVTYNSAKSQKLV; this is encoded by the coding sequence ATGCAGTTGTTAAAGGTTTCAAGAGTTATATCCACAAGTTTGGGAGAGCTGCCCTTAAAGGAAGGAGGCGCGACGTTTAAGCCGTCGAGCTTCAAACGGGAAACGCAAGTCGGCGAAGTGCATGAAAACACGGGCTATGTCGAAACGCCGACAGCGGCGGAGCTTGTGCTGACGCTGAACGCGGCGATCGACCCGCAGGAATTTGCGAACGTGTCAAACGATACACTCACTATTTTTTTGTCAGGCGGCAGTCAGCACATGATGCCTGCTGCATGGGTAACAGAGGCGGTAGAGCTTTCTAAGGGCGAGCTTAAAGTGACGTACAACTCGGCAAAGAGCCAAAAGCTCGTGTAA
- a CDS encoding deoxycytidylate deaminase: MADETKYARPSWDEYFMEVCRTVAKRATCDRGRSGCVIARDNQILVTGYVGSPAGLPHCDDVGHLMRKMIHTDGTISQHCVRTVHAEQNAICQAAKRGIAIDGATVYCKMTPCRTCAMLIINCGIKRVVCEMHYHDEKDSLDMFKQAGIPIEHVNDKTQTYTNM; encoded by the coding sequence ATGGCCGACGAAACGAAATACGCGCGCCCGAGCTGGGACGAATATTTTATGGAAGTCTGCCGCACGGTCGCAAAGAGGGCAACCTGCGACCGCGGCAGAAGCGGCTGCGTCATCGCGCGCGACAATCAAATCCTCGTGACGGGCTACGTCGGGAGCCCCGCGGGGCTTCCCCACTGCGACGACGTCGGACATTTGATGCGGAAAATGATCCACACGGACGGCACGATTTCACAGCACTGCGTCAGAACCGTACACGCCGAACAGAATGCGATCTGTCAAGCGGCAAAGCGCGGCATCGCGATCGACGGCGCGACCGTGTACTGTAAGATGACGCCGTGCAGAACCTGCGCAATGCTCATCATCAACTGCGGCATAAAGCGCGTCGTATGCGAAATGCACTACCATGACGAAAAAGATTCGCTCGATATGTTCAAACAGGCGGGTATTCCGATCGAACACGTAAACGACAAAACGCAAACCTACACGAATATGTAG
- a CDS encoding baseplate J/gp47 family protein, whose amino-acid sequence MALVRESLAVLLDRMYAAYMSRFKPLDQTARHNLIRVLSEVQAGMYHQLLGDLSFLADQLFPDTATGDYLRMHWSDRVPPLYAVSAVGQAEVKGVPGTAVPSGLVYTSASGKRYFTDKATKIDSTGKAEIWLQAEEAGAASNLASGQKLKLSSAIPTGLSSEAITLGSGIVGGVDEETDEEYLSRVLLALRNTTRYGKIGDFAAWAVDSSADVSKAFEFKNFGIFGALLIQVVSGDHFNGITQVGNLSVVTSYIDSVAPPVLYTVRTPTLRPIDMTITLLAAENSSENQSTAEQRIKTYLNASARPGVRYTEGSFRDAIVDGIKISWAKVELTNGSYGEFTTTILEYPVWGTVRFAVK is encoded by the coding sequence ATGGCGTTAGTTAGAGAATCGCTTGCGGTTTTGCTTGACCGCATGTATGCGGCGTATATGAGCCGATTTAAACCGCTTGATCAAACCGCGCGGCACAATCTTATTCGAGTCCTTTCGGAAGTACAGGCGGGGATGTATCACCAGCTTTTGGGTGATCTGTCGTTTTTGGCTGATCAGTTATTTCCCGACACGGCAACAGGCGACTATCTTCGAATGCACTGGTCGGATAGAGTTCCGCCATTGTATGCGGTATCGGCGGTCGGACAGGCCGAAGTTAAAGGAGTTCCGGGAACGGCCGTTCCGTCGGGTCTTGTGTACACATCGGCATCGGGTAAGCGGTATTTTACCGATAAAGCAACAAAAATAGACAGCACCGGTAAAGCGGAAATATGGCTGCAGGCAGAAGAGGCGGGGGCTGCATCAAATCTCGCTTCAGGACAAAAGCTGAAGCTGTCGTCGGCAATTCCAACGGGGCTTTCGAGTGAAGCGATTACGCTTGGAAGCGGTATAGTCGGCGGAGTTGACGAAGAAACAGATGAGGAATATCTTTCCCGCGTGTTGCTCGCGCTTCGCAACACGACGCGCTACGGTAAGATCGGAGACTTTGCTGCGTGGGCGGTCGACTCGTCTGCAGATGTATCGAAAGCGTTCGAGTTTAAGAACTTCGGCATATTCGGTGCATTATTGATACAGGTTGTTTCCGGCGATCATTTCAACGGCATTACACAAGTCGGCAACTTGTCCGTAGTCACGTCATATATCGATTCAGTTGCGCCGCCCGTTTTGTACACCGTGCGTACGCCGACCTTGCGTCCAATCGACATGACGATAACGTTACTGGCGGCCGAAAACAGCAGCGAAAATCAGAGCACGGCAGAGCAACGTATTAAGACCTATCTCAACGCTTCGGCGCGTCCGGGTGTGCGCTATACGGAAGGCAGCTTTCGGGATGCTATCGTAGACGGTATCAAAATCAGCTGGGCAAAAGTCGAACTGACGAACGGTTCGTATGGCGAATTTACGACAACCATATTGGAATATCCGGTATGGGGGACGGTGCGCTTTGCCGTCAAATAA
- a CDS encoding leucine-rich repeat domain-containing protein translates to MLVIAVYAASFTGCTNGSSGSGANDDTSPAGPYVRVPFGPNGTTLNTYLKTADPASDDVYYIEVMNLTKEDLKGTDGSFSRPGQLGKILQANNGKKVAVKLGGTIEDLTDMSSCFYECKNLVRVPSIPSGVTNMQRCFYDCINLEEAPELPQSVAEMNYCFYCCTNLTKVFKIPSSVTDIRGCFSKCTNLIKAPDIPSSVRNMDFSFDNCESLINPPKIYSGVTSMSLSFVGCKKLAQAPEIPSSVTNMNGCFSDCKSLIQAPDIPPDVTNMGYCFYGCTSLAKTPAIPSSVTDMGYCFFKCTNLVECLDIPVGVTNMQSCFANCTKLERAPALPASATNIGFCFGNCTSLTYVETAREKNAKNRRI, encoded by the coding sequence GTGCTGGTTATTGCAGTATACGCCGCCTCGTTTACCGGTTGTACGAACGGCAGCAGCGGAAGCGGTGCAAACGATGATACGTCTCCGGCAGGACCTTATGTCCGAGTGCCCTTCGGTCCGAACGGCACAACGCTCAATACCTATCTCAAAACAGCAGATCCTGCATCGGACGACGTCTATTACATTGAAGTGATGAATCTTACAAAAGAAGATTTAAAAGGTACAGACGGTTCATTTTCTAGACCCGGTCAGCTCGGAAAAATATTGCAGGCTAATAACGGAAAAAAGGTTGCCGTTAAACTGGGCGGCACTATAGAAGATCTTACGGATATGAGTTCTTGTTTTTACGAGTGCAAAAATCTTGTACGAGTACCTTCCATTCCCTCAGGCGTTACAAATATGCAGAGGTGCTTTTACGACTGCATAAATCTTGAAGAAGCTCCGGAACTTCCTCAAAGCGTAGCGGAAATGAACTACTGCTTTTACTGCTGTACTAATCTTACAAAAGTTTTTAAAATCCCTTCAAGCGTTACTGATATAAGAGGATGCTTTTCCAAATGTACGAATCTCATAAAAGCGCCTGATATCCCTTCGAGCGTTAGGAATATGGATTTCAGTTTTGATAACTGTGAAAGCCTTATAAATCCGCCGAAGATTTATAGCGGTGTTACAAGTATGTCACTTTCGTTCGTCGGATGTAAAAAACTTGCACAGGCACCCGAAATTCCCTCAAGCGTTACGAATATGAACGGATGCTTTTCCGATTGCAAAAGCCTTATACAGGCTCCCGACATCCCCCCAGACGTTACGAATATGGGATACTGTTTTTACGGCTGCACAAGTCTTGCGAAGACTCCTGCCATCCCCTCAAGCGTTACGGATATGGGTTATTGCTTTTTCAAATGTACAAATCTCGTAGAGTGCCTCGATATTCCGGTCGGTGTAACAAATATGCAAAGCTGTTTTGCTAACTGCACAAAGCTTGAGCGGGCTCCCGCCCTTCCCGCGAGCGCTACAAATATAGGATTTTGTTTTGGAAACTGTACAAGCCTTACGTATGTTGAAACAGCCAGAGAAAAAAACGCAAAAAACCGGAGAATATAA
- a CDS encoding YegP family protein, translating into MSKFIIKKAKTGLMFNFVSSNGEVVATSEVYTTKKACKNGIASVQRNAESDVENLEDKAGVHVKGAKYETYKDKRGEFRFRLKATNGQIIAVGEGYKALANCMNAIKSIKTNAKSAEVVDETKAEKADAKKPASKKPSGKAKKTACTGCGCKSKK; encoded by the coding sequence ATGAGCAAATTTATCATCAAAAAGGCAAAGACCGGACTTATGTTCAACTTTGTCTCGTCGAACGGCGAAGTCGTTGCAACATCGGAAGTGTACACGACGAAAAAAGCGTGCAAAAACGGTATCGCAAGCGTTCAGCGGAATGCGGAATCCGACGTCGAAAACCTTGAGGACAAGGCCGGCGTTCACGTCAAAGGCGCAAAGTACGAAACGTATAAAGACAAGCGCGGCGAATTCCGTTTCCGCCTCAAGGCGACGAACGGACAGATCATCGCCGTCGGCGAAGGTTACAAAGCGCTCGCAAACTGCATGAACGCGATCAAATCGATCAAGACGAATGCGAAGAGCGCCGAAGTCGTCGACGAAACGAAAGCCGAAAAAGCCGATGCCAAAAAGCCCGCGTCAAAAAAGCCTTCAGGCAAAGCGAAAAAAACCGCGTGTACCGGCTGCGGCTGCAAATCGAAAAAATAA
- a CDS encoding YmfQ family protein, translated as MPSNKLVHSTDEYKEAIRKLFPYGVYWDAQFDDPESDVSKWVEEQAEELYRFKNRFPFLIQEATPKTADTMIDDWERVLLGAVYTDLPLDLRRKLLLTKRRGHINLSVLEEVAGLYAAKIKRVYYPYRSAFFGHTRIGINRMCAPTSFSVLFITVEIKNPDLKTGFERAIREALLANMIIYFFYD; from the coding sequence TTGCCGTCAAATAAACTCGTACACAGTACGGACGAATATAAAGAGGCGATCAGAAAGCTCTTCCCGTACGGCGTTTATTGGGATGCACAGTTTGACGATCCTGAAAGCGATGTTTCAAAATGGGTAGAAGAACAAGCGGAAGAGTTATATCGATTTAAAAACCGCTTTCCGTTTTTGATCCAAGAAGCAACGCCGAAGACGGCAGATACCATGATAGACGATTGGGAACGGGTACTGTTGGGCGCGGTATATACGGATTTGCCGCTCGATTTACGGCGGAAGTTGCTTTTAACAAAGCGGCGCGGACATATCAATCTTTCCGTGTTGGAGGAAGTTGCAGGTCTTTATGCGGCAAAAATAAAACGCGTATATTACCCCTACCGTTCCGCTTTTTTCGGACACACTCGTATCGGCATAAACCGTATGTGCGCGCCGACATCTTTTTCCGTTTTGTTTATCACAGTGGAAATTAAAAATCCGGATTTAAAAACAGGTTTTGAGCGGGCAATACGAGAGGCGCTTTTAGCGAATATGATTATTTATTTTTTTTATGACTAG
- a CDS encoding phage tail tape measure protein: protein MADIKTGVLLSLRDKFSQEIKGAGAATQKFASTAMSAVNKVDSVFSGMTAKLGALGVSLSLGAASNQIIDMDARLTRMGMTADASAEQVNKLKQKIFEAAQDPNIKIDPSKVIDALDVVMTKTGNLEYVEDNIKNIAVALQATGETGESIGDVFSEFQKFGYSASSISQLMDDMVKQGDQGEYTFGKFAKTAKAVLSAYSPIGNSIEDTKKLGAVMQILISGTKNEEAAVTSLDAIMSELADPQKQEKLGLIGVAVRDSTGKFRDLADIMQDTLAVAEKEGNADFLGEIFGMSSMKAVRAFQQYGKNYKKLTDDLGDTTGALEAKSARMSGTMKANLQNLQTTFLKFADTNLAKPLERLNDLLSYLSENPERMEKVFNTIKYGLGAIVAVKGLATLSGFISTISNGIKNLTGGKMQTALGLGQGAASGMPVYVTNMGQSGLGAANGMPQGTGTGAGATQTLGSIMNANARNFRAGAIQAGVLQTVTTGAVKTLAAIDEVRSINANENLSEKQKARGKGGAIGDAIGTTVGTGLGVAAGAFAAGKIGAMIGTAIAPGIGTAIGGVIGMAGGAAVGWLGGKLGRKAGEAIGGAFSRDKVVPQTEAIKEELTSMERLPQAQQTAKLEGTAVMDLNVNLTGDKPTVSAAIRSNSTPFIYNTGRVVEARGAY from the coding sequence ATGGCTGACATAAAAACAGGCGTACTGCTTTCCTTAAGAGACAAATTTTCTCAAGAGATAAAAGGTGCCGGCGCCGCTACGCAAAAGTTTGCGTCTACAGCAATGTCTGCCGTCAATAAAGTCGATAGCGTTTTTTCGGGGATGACAGCAAAACTCGGCGCGCTCGGTGTGTCGCTCTCTCTCGGCGCCGCCTCGAATCAGATCATCGATATGGATGCCCGTCTTACCCGCATGGGCATGACCGCCGACGCATCGGCGGAACAGGTTAATAAATTAAAGCAGAAAATTTTTGAAGCCGCACAAGATCCGAATATTAAAATCGATCCGTCAAAAGTTATAGACGCGCTCGATGTCGTTATGACGAAAACCGGTAACCTCGAATACGTCGAAGACAATATTAAAAATATTGCCGTTGCATTACAAGCGACAGGAGAAACGGGCGAAAGTATCGGAGATGTTTTTTCGGAGTTTCAAAAGTTCGGCTACAGCGCATCCTCTATCAGCCAGCTTATGGACGATATGGTAAAGCAGGGCGATCAGGGCGAGTACACGTTCGGCAAGTTCGCAAAGACCGCAAAGGCCGTTTTATCCGCATACTCGCCCATCGGAAACTCCATCGAAGATACGAAAAAACTCGGCGCGGTGATGCAGATCCTTATCTCCGGAACAAAGAACGAAGAGGCCGCAGTTACCTCTCTCGATGCCATAATGTCCGAGCTTGCCGATCCGCAAAAACAGGAAAAACTGGGGCTTATCGGCGTGGCCGTTCGCGATAGTACCGGTAAATTTCGCGATCTCGCAGACATTATGCAGGATACGCTCGCGGTGGCGGAAAAAGAAGGCAATGCGGACTTTCTGGGTGAAATATTCGGGATGTCTTCGATGAAAGCCGTGCGCGCTTTTCAGCAGTACGGGAAAAACTATAAAAAACTGACGGATGATCTAGGCGATACAACAGGAGCGCTCGAAGCAAAGTCCGCACGTATGTCGGGGACGATGAAAGCGAACTTGCAGAATCTGCAGACGACTTTTTTGAAATTTGCCGATACGAATTTGGCAAAGCCGTTGGAGCGGCTCAATGATTTACTTTCGTATCTGTCTGAAAATCCGGAGCGGATGGAAAAAGTATTTAATACGATTAAATACGGACTCGGTGCGATCGTCGCGGTGAAAGGACTTGCAACTCTGTCGGGATTTATCAGCACGATTTCAAACGGTATTAAAAATTTAACCGGCGGCAAGATGCAGACTGCTCTCGGCCTCGGACAAGGGGCTGCGAGCGGAATGCCCGTCTATGTTACCAATATGGGGCAAAGCGGACTCGGTGCGGCAAACGGTATGCCGCAGGGTACAGGCACGGGTGCGGGCGCAACACAGACACTCGGCTCAATTATGAACGCAAATGCACGGAATTTCCGCGCGGGGGCAATACAGGCGGGTGTGCTGCAGACAGTCACGACCGGTGCGGTAAAAACGCTTGCCGCGATCGACGAAGTGCGCAGTATCAATGCGAATGAAAATTTAAGCGAAAAGCAAAAGGCACGCGGGAAAGGCGGCGCAATAGGAGATGCAATCGGAACGACCGTCGGTACAGGACTCGGTGTTGCGGCCGGCGCATTTGCGGCAGGTAAGATCGGAGCGATGATCGGGACGGCAATCGCTCCAGGAATCGGAACCGCCATCGGCGGAGTGATCGGTATGGCAGGCGGAGCTGCGGTCGGATGGCTCGGCGGAAAACTCGGACGCAAAGCGGGAGAAGCGATCGGCGGCGCTTTCAGCCGTGATAAAGTCGTACCGCAGACGGAAGCCATAAAGGAAGAGCTTACGTCGATGGAACGGCTGCCGCAAGCACAGCAAACGGCAAAGCTCGAAGGAACTGCCGTGATGGATTTAAACGTCAATCTCACCGGAGACAAGCCGACGGTAAGTGCTGCGATACGATCAAACTCGACGCCGTTTATCTATAACACCGGCCGCGTCGTAGAAGCAAGGGGTGCGTATTAA
- a CDS encoding phage GP46 family protein, with translation MGKAEPVKLENWTDIKELVAMSIGTDKGRWWADSSFGSELWVLRQEGKVDGTTAGKVRTAILESLAWLKQDGLVKDIQCTAERRGKNEIDYALTITKGDGGTIFIKDVWHGVS, from the coding sequence ATGGGCAAGGCTGAACCGGTAAAACTTGAAAACTGGACAGATATTAAAGAGCTTGTCGCGATGAGCATCGGAACCGATAAAGGGCGCTGGTGGGCAGACTCCTCGTTCGGCTCGGAGCTGTGGGTGCTTCGACAGGAAGGAAAAGTTGACGGAACGACGGCCGGCAAAGTTCGCACGGCGATTTTGGAAAGTCTTGCGTGGCTCAAACAGGATGGACTTGTAAAAGACATACAATGTACGGCTGAGCGTCGCGGCAAAAACGAAATCGATTATGCGTTGACGATTACAAAAGGCGACGGCGGAACGATTTTTATAAAGGATGTATGGCATGGCGTTAGTTAG
- a CDS encoding DNA circularization N-terminal domain-containing protein yields the protein MNNWDADLPAPASENWRMAYGATRGEDEKRLVYRASDTPAQTSYQAPKKTPVPFIYDSMKLSAGLSVDTEEYPFFGLWSSTALNEKPHGITVSGFLRGDNYIKNRNALVEALRVPATDDAPGYLSLPLWGRFPVIVVDWDIEESGKESGQCKIQLTFIRAGCPVEKRWELTGELTKTVPEAAEAVKIAITDAYEKRLRGNTADQVLVNSFNLIRQRLFTTVGRIQGSFKKLNEMTNAASRLSNLLAQGIRSPKALAEALFASAGKIITGISEIKNAADETVAFFRIANNEKNALFCFFSEYKYSLPIEAVTVRQVMTEWETENLYRAAALYSAAQLLPDITTQSYDKTANLFALYERLEQSVDGSEPAVYEAVNDLRIAVSKELASRQLSQELSISLNGAMPMLALAHYLGAEESVLRALNSIEDSFVLEGTVRYV from the coding sequence ATGAATAACTGGGACGCAGACTTGCCCGCTCCTGCAAGCGAAAACTGGCGGATGGCGTACGGAGCGACACGGGGAGAAGATGAAAAGCGTCTTGTGTATCGTGCAAGCGATACTCCGGCGCAGACAAGCTATCAAGCACCGAAAAAAACTCCGGTTCCGTTTATCTATGACAGTATGAAGCTTTCGGCCGGCTTGAGTGTCGACACGGAAGAGTATCCTTTTTTCGGCCTGTGGTCTTCGACCGCTCTCAACGAAAAACCGCACGGTATCACCGTGTCCGGGTTTTTGCGCGGAGACAACTATATCAAAAATCGGAATGCGCTCGTTGAGGCACTGCGGGTTCCGGCGACGGACGACGCTCCCGGATATCTCAGTCTCCCGCTTTGGGGACGCTTTCCCGTCATCGTCGTCGACTGGGATATCGAGGAATCGGGTAAGGAATCGGGGCAATGCAAAATACAGCTGACCTTTATCAGAGCCGGCTGCCCCGTTGAAAAACGCTGGGAGCTTACAGGAGAGCTTACTAAAACCGTCCCCGAAGCGGCGGAAGCGGTAAAAATTGCGATAACGGATGCGTATGAAAAGCGGCTTCGAGGCAATACCGCAGACCAAGTGCTTGTAAATTCATTTAATCTCATACGGCAAAGACTTTTTACAACGGTCGGTCGCATACAAGGCAGTTTTAAAAAATTAAACGAAATGACGAATGCGGCTTCCCGCCTCAGCAACCTTTTGGCACAAGGGATACGTTCACCGAAAGCTCTCGCCGAAGCATTGTTTGCTTCAGCAGGAAAAATTATTACAGGGATTTCGGAAATTAAAAATGCAGCGGATGAAACAGTTGCTTTTTTTCGCATTGCGAACAATGAAAAAAACGCGCTCTTTTGTTTTTTTTCAGAATACAAGTACAGTTTGCCGATCGAAGCGGTAACCGTTAGACAGGTTATGACAGAATGGGAAACGGAAAACTTGTACAGGGCTGCAGCCTTATACAGTGCGGCACAACTGCTCCCGGATATTACGACACAGTCATACGATAAAACGGCAAACCTCTTTGCACTGTATGAGCGGCTTGAGCAAAGCGTCGACGGAAGTGAGCCTGCTGTCTATGAGGCGGTAAACGATTTACGCATCGCCGTATCGAAAGAGCTTGCCTCTCGGCAGTTGAGCCAAGAGCTTTCGATCTCGCTCAACGGTGCTATGCCGATGTTGGCACTGGCACACTATCTCGGAGCGGAAGAGTCTGTATTGCGGGCGCTGAACAGTATTGAAGACAGCTTTGTGCTTGAAGGAACGGTACGCTATGTCTAA
- a CDS encoding NCS2 family permease, which produces MEKFFKLKERGTTVRTEITAGCTTFLAMAYILAVNPAILSQTGMNAASVFTATAIAAGIATLVMAFTANLPVALAPGMGLNAFFTFTVVLGMGYSWQTALTAVFLEGILFIVLSIFKVRQALIKAIPANLKKAVAVGIGLFITLIGLHDGGIVSGDTGTIIGFVPMKGAALVAIIGLVITIVLLCLKVKGAIIIGMILTTIIGYPFGVTKIPENFSPLSLPAAPLFFQFDFSTVLSLKFFTVFFTFLFVDIFDTIGTLMGIAEQSNLKDKNGDIKNVNEALLSDAIGTVVGAALGTSTITSFVESTAGVAEGGRTGLTSVTTALIFFIALFLSPLFLLVPSAASAPALIIVGFMMMRAAANIEFTDLSEGVPAFITIMTMPFSYSIATGISWGVMSYVVCKAASRKLKDISPLTWVLFVVFVVKTVLDAV; this is translated from the coding sequence ATGGAAAAATTTTTCAAATTGAAAGAGCGCGGAACGACGGTTCGCACCGAAATCACCGCCGGCTGCACGACCTTTTTGGCGATGGCCTATATCCTCGCCGTAAACCCCGCGATCCTTTCTCAGACGGGTATGAATGCGGCAAGCGTCTTTACCGCGACGGCGATTGCGGCGGGCATCGCGACGCTCGTTATGGCATTTACCGCGAATCTTCCGGTAGCCCTCGCACCGGGCATGGGACTGAACGCATTTTTTACGTTTACCGTCGTTTTGGGTATGGGCTATTCGTGGCAGACGGCGCTCACCGCCGTTTTTCTCGAAGGCATTTTATTTATCGTCTTATCGATTTTTAAAGTCCGCCAAGCGCTCATCAAAGCGATTCCGGCAAATTTAAAAAAAGCGGTCGCAGTCGGCATCGGTTTATTTATCACGCTCATCGGTCTGCACGACGGCGGCATCGTTTCAGGAGATACCGGAACGATCATCGGGTTCGTACCGATGAAAGGCGCCGCACTCGTTGCGATCATCGGCCTCGTCATCACGATCGTTTTACTGTGTTTGAAAGTAAAAGGCGCGATCATCATCGGCATGATTTTGACGACGATCATCGGCTACCCCTTCGGCGTGACAAAGATTCCCGAAAACTTCAGCCCCCTCTCCCTTCCCGCAGCTCCGCTTTTCTTTCAGTTCGATTTTTCGACGGTGCTTTCGCTGAAATTTTTTACCGTATTTTTTACCTTCCTCTTCGTCGATATCTTCGACACGATCGGGACGCTCATGGGTATTGCAGAACAGAGCAATCTGAAAGATAAAAACGGCGACATCAAAAACGTCAACGAAGCGCTGCTTTCCGATGCGATCGGAACGGTCGTCGGAGCCGCGCTCGGCACGTCGACGATAACGAGTTTTGTCGAAAGCACGGCGGGTGTCGCCGAAGGCGGGCGCACGGGACTCACATCGGTAACGACCGCGCTCATCTTTTTTATCGCGCTCTTTTTGAGCCCCCTCTTTTTGCTCGTGCCCTCTGCAGCATCCGCTCCCGCTCTCATCATCGTCGGCTTTATGATGATGAGGGCAGCCGCGAATATCGAGTTTACCGATCTTTCCGAAGGCGTCCCCGCTTTTATCACGATCATGACGATGCCGTTTTCGTACAGCATCGCAACCGGCATTTCGTGGGGCGTTATGAGCTACGTCGTCTGCAAAGCCGCTTCGCGTAAACTCAAAGACATCTCCCCGCTCACGTGGGTGCTCTTTGTCGTCTTCGTCGTAAAAACCGTCCTCGACGCAGTGTAA
- a CDS encoding phage tail assembly protein — translation MKTIYLKHPVTLGERTVSELTLSQPKVKHFMRTDGHAAGDVASDIALLSGLTGEPESLLQEIDPRDWANIRYDLQKIYAVFFGLKADYEDPSDEANAGEDPTKAAD, via the coding sequence GTGAAAACGATTTATTTGAAGCATCCGGTTACGCTCGGAGAAAGAACCGTTTCGGAGCTGACGCTTTCTCAGCCGAAGGTAAAGCACTTTATGCGCACCGACGGACATGCGGCTGGTGATGTAGCATCGGATATTGCGCTTTTATCCGGCCTTACCGGAGAACCCGAATCGCTTTTGCAGGAGATCGACCCGCGCGATTGGGCGAATATCCGGTACGATCTGCAAAAGATCTACGCGGTCTTTTTCGGCCTTAAAGCGGACTATGAAGACCCGAGCGACGAGGCGAACGCGGGAGAAGACCCTACCAAGGCGGCGGACTGA
- a CDS encoding DNA adenine methylase, whose protein sequence is MKTPLSYYGGKQQLAGKIVSLIPEHKVYCEPFIGGAAIFFRKVPSEVEIINDINSEIINFYEVLQRDFSALQAEVAISLHSRKLHRHAQVVYENPEMFDRIKRAWAVWMLGNCSFGNNFIAGFGYDRAGAATRKLAHKRSEFTEAIAIRLQNVQIECCDALRVIRSRDTKDTFFYLDPPYVGSFQGHYDGYDQDDFDKLLALLAVINGRFLLSSFRNEGLSTMAKRYGWYQVELKMAKPMTSQLGKTVQKIEVLTANYPIKLD, encoded by the coding sequence ATGAAAACTCCTCTTTCATATTACGGAGGTAAGCAACAGCTTGCCGGCAAAATTGTATCGCTTATTCCGGAGCACAAGGTGTACTGCGAGCCGTTTATCGGCGGAGCGGCGATATTTTTCAGAAAGGTACCATCTGAAGTTGAAATCATCAACGATATAAACTCTGAAATTATCAATTTTTATGAGGTATTACAGCGTGATTTTTCAGCTTTACAGGCAGAGGTCGCAATCAGTTTGCACAGTCGAAAGCTGCACAGGCATGCGCAAGTCGTGTATGAAAATCCGGAGATGTTTGATCGTATCAAGCGTGCGTGGGCGGTATGGATGCTGGGCAACTGTTCATTCGGTAATAATTTTATCGCAGGTTTCGGTTATGACCGAGCGGGTGCTGCAACTCGTAAACTGGCACACAAGCGCAGCGAATTTACCGAAGCGATTGCGATACGGTTGCAGAACGTACAAATAGAATGCTGTGATGCGCTGAGGGTTATTCGTTCGAGGGATACAAAAGACACTTTCTTTTACCTCGATCCGCCGTACGTCGGTTCTTTTCAAGGACATTACGACGGCTACGATCAAGATGATTTCGACAAGCTTTTGGCATTGCTTGCAGTGATTAATGGAAGGTTTCTTCTGAGTTCGTTTCGTAATGAAGGGCTTTCAACAATGGCGAAACGATATGGCTGGTATCAAGTTGAATTAAAAATGGCAAAGCCTATGACTTCGCAGCTGGGCAAAACAGTACAAAAAATCGAGGTTTTAACGGCTAATTATCCGATAAAATTGGATTGA